The following coding sequences lie in one Peribacillus frigoritolerans genomic window:
- a CDS encoding ADP-ribosylglycohydrolase — MVDRWEDDNKIFMSLAIKKRLLPSLYGGNIGDMLGVPVPKKGKLQKVLGQQEVE; from the coding sequence ATGGTAGACAGATGGGAAGACGATAACAAGATTTTTATGAGTTTAGCCATTAAGAAAAGATTATTACCGAGTCTGTATGGCGGTAATATTGGCGACATGCTTGGTGTCCCAGTTCCCAAAAAGGGGAAACTGCAGAAAGTTTTGGGTCAACAGGAGGTAGAATAA
- a CDS encoding Imm3 family immunity protein yields the protein MKDWEYNELFDAIQETYEELLDEDRGYRYAIAKLADEFDNLGKIEDVIVDTAIGEIAIGHEKVFVGRIEGITKRLSMFNPQEAEDELTLEEIKDLSRRINKVIEGLRNAEVDYNPSAE from the coding sequence ATGAAAGATTGGGAGTATAATGAATTATTTGATGCAATTCAGGAGACATATGAAGAGTTGTTAGATGAAGATAGGGGATATAGGTATGCTATAGCAAAACTAGCTGATGAATTTGATAACTTAGGCAAGATAGAAGATGTTATTGTTGATACAGCTATTGGAGAAATTGCAATCGGCCATGAAAAAGTTTTTGTTGGGCGCATTGAAGGTATAACAAAGAGGTTAAGCATGTTTAACCCACAAGAAGCAGAAGATGAGTTAACATTAGAGGAAATAAAAGACTTATCGAGACGAATAAATAAAGTAATAGAAGGATTAAGAAATGCAGAGGTTGATTATAATCCTTCAGCAGAATAG
- a CDS encoding deaminase domain-containing protein has product MGDNTQVSGDIKLFTELDTCTSCNRVIAEVSAKYPNISLEVIHNNGERIKP; this is encoded by the coding sequence ATAGGTGATAATACTCAGGTTTCTGGGGATATAAAATTATTTACTGAATTAGATACTTGTACTAGTTGTAATAGAGTTATTGCGGAAGTTTCAGCTAAATACCCTAATATAAGTTTAGAAGTTATACACAACAATGGGGAAAGAATTAAACCATAA
- a CDS encoding Imm3 family immunity protein: MEDWEYNEIFEVINEDYNDFLSLNRGYEYAIARTKNEYVNLGKTEDFIVDTAVGEILLSQDKVYIGYIEGITKRLSMFNPQEAEDDLTLEEIKDLSKRIKKVIEGLRNAEVDYNSSAE; the protein is encoded by the coding sequence GTGGAAGATTGGGAGTACAATGAAATATTCGAGGTAATTAATGAGGACTATAATGACTTTTTATCCCTAAATAGAGGATATGAATATGCAATTGCAAGGACGAAAAATGAGTATGTAAACCTTGGGAAAACAGAAGATTTTATCGTTGATACTGCTGTAGGTGAAATATTGCTATCACAAGACAAGGTTTATATTGGATATATTGAAGGTATTACAAAAAGGTTAAGCATGTTTAATCCACAAGAAGCAGAAGATGACTTAACATTAGAGGAAATAAAAGACTTATCGAAACGAATAAAAAAAGTAATAGAAGGACTAAGAAATGCAGAGGTTGATTATAATTCCTCAGCAGAATAG
- a CDS encoding ADP-ribosylglycohydrolase family protein: MTGRRMVDRWEDDSKSFLRFNLKKRMLPSLYGGIVGDLLGVPVEFKKRGTFAINGITGYGTYNQPPGTWSDDTSLTLCLIENLIEESDSAELMQKFVQYMESGYWTPHHEMFDIGRTTSEAIIKFKNGTPAPECGGNAMFDNGNGALMRIAPVAFILFNNFNFIEKIQTIKKYMEVTHSHPRSVVGSIIYVEFLLRLYYNNSPEVSKREIKELFDENFEKDHIYQKELQSYSRIFEEDFFSLPQEEIQSGGYVVHTLEAAIWCLGNSDSFSDAVLKAVNLGDDTDTVGAITGTLAGMYYKMDDIPKEWLEKITRKEDIDQLIEKFLSFCADKAIKEEYGD, encoded by the coding sequence ATGACAGGCAGAAGAATGGTAGACAGATGGGAAGACGATAGTAAAAGTTTTTTGAGATTTAATCTAAAAAAAAGAATGTTACCAAGTCTGTATGGCGGTATTGTTGGAGACTTGCTTGGTGTTCCAGTTGAATTTAAAAAAAGAGGGACTTTTGCTATTAATGGTATAACGGGATATGGAACCTATAATCAGCCGCCAGGCACTTGGTCGGACGATACTTCATTAACTTTATGTTTAATTGAAAACTTAATTGAAGAAAGCGATTCAGCAGAGCTAATGCAAAAATTCGTTCAATATATGGAATCTGGCTATTGGACACCACATCATGAAATGTTTGATATTGGCAGAACGACCAGTGAAGCCATAATCAAGTTTAAAAATGGAACGCCAGCGCCAGAATGTGGCGGAAATGCCATGTTTGATAATGGGAATGGGGCGTTGATGAGGATCGCTCCAGTGGCATTTATCCTCTTTAATAACTTTAATTTCATTGAAAAAATCCAAACCATTAAAAAATATATGGAAGTTACACATTCTCATCCGCGTTCTGTGGTAGGTTCCATTATTTATGTCGAGTTTTTACTTAGACTTTATTATAATAATTCTCCTGAAGTTTCAAAAAGGGAGATAAAAGAACTTTTTGATGAGAATTTTGAAAAAGATCATATATACCAAAAAGAGCTGCAATCCTATTCAAGAATTTTTGAAGAAGATTTCTTTTCATTACCACAAGAAGAAATTCAGTCAGGTGGTTATGTCGTTCATACGTTGGAAGCAGCCATTTGGTGCTTAGGAAATTCAGATTCGTTTAGCGATGCCGTTTTAAAAGCAGTGAATCTAGGGGATGATACGGATACAGTAGGTGCCATTACGGGAACATTGGCAGGTATGTACTATAAAATGGACGACATTCCTAAAGAATGGCTTGAGAAAATCACCAGAAAAGAAGATATTGATCAATTAATCGAGAAATTCCTTAGTTTTTGTGCAGATAAAGCAATTAAAGAAGAGTATGGGGATTGA